The Rhodococcus triatomae genome includes a window with the following:
- a CDS encoding YibE/F family protein, with product MSTQHSGGHGHGHGHDGPVPVGPTAAKVVIGLLVVIGILVLGGAVALWPSEHATEIPEQSEAAGLRGPKITESGTVVRQDIGPCGSPSTGRAFSGEPTPPTSYAYECQRSLVRIESGPDAGSQTLLEIIPAPGQPDLRVGEHIRMMRQESVTGETQYGFEDYARGLPLLLVAAAFAIVVVLVARGRGLRALIGIVVAFGVLVFFTLPALLDGKAAVPVALVTGAAILYVVLYLAHGFSLRTSSALLGTLASMALAAVLSWATIEVTRLTGLSEEQNTNIQTYIQHVSITGLLLAGFIIGSLGVLNDVTITQASSAFELAALDPDSSRREIFGSAMRVGRDHIASTVYTLVLAYAGGALPLLLLFSTAGRSIQDVLTSDAVAIEIARSAVGGIALALSVPLTTAIAVLLARPVGGGAVPGRATPARRSSSRGRHSR from the coding sequence ATGTCGACGCAGCACAGTGGGGGGCACGGCCACGGTCACGGCCACGACGGACCGGTGCCGGTGGGCCCGACGGCGGCGAAGGTCGTCATCGGGCTCCTGGTCGTGATCGGAATACTCGTCCTCGGTGGCGCGGTGGCCCTGTGGCCCAGCGAGCATGCCACCGAGATACCCGAACAATCCGAGGCCGCCGGTCTGCGCGGACCCAAGATCACCGAGTCGGGAACCGTGGTGCGCCAGGACATCGGGCCGTGCGGGTCCCCCTCGACCGGACGCGCGTTCAGTGGGGAGCCCACCCCGCCGACCTCGTACGCGTACGAATGTCAACGCAGTCTGGTGCGGATCGAATCCGGTCCCGACGCCGGATCGCAGACTCTCCTCGAGATCATTCCCGCCCCGGGGCAGCCGGACCTGCGTGTAGGCGAGCACATCAGGATGATGCGGCAGGAATCGGTCACCGGCGAGACACAGTACGGGTTCGAGGACTACGCACGTGGTCTCCCGCTGCTCCTCGTGGCGGCCGCGTTCGCGATCGTCGTCGTGCTGGTGGCCCGGGGACGGGGTCTGCGTGCACTGATCGGCATCGTGGTGGCGTTCGGGGTACTCGTATTCTTCACGCTCCCCGCGCTTCTCGACGGGAAGGCGGCGGTACCCGTCGCACTCGTCACCGGTGCCGCGATCCTCTACGTGGTGCTGTATCTCGCCCACGGATTCTCACTACGCACGAGTTCCGCGCTCCTCGGCACGCTCGCCTCGATGGCGCTGGCCGCCGTGCTCTCCTGGGCGACGATCGAGGTGACCCGGCTGACGGGGCTCTCCGAGGAGCAGAACACCAACATCCAGACCTATATCCAGCACGTGAGCATCACCGGCCTGCTGCTCGCGGGATTCATCATCGGATCGCTCGGTGTCCTCAACGACGTCACCATCACGCAGGCGTCGTCGGCGTTCGAGCTCGCCGCTCTCGACCCGGACTCGTCCCGGCGCGAGATCTTCGGCTCGGCGATGCGCGTGGGTCGCGACCACATCGCCAGCACCGTGTACACACTGGTACTCGCCTACGCCGGTGGAGCACTTCCGTTGCTGCTGCTGTTCAGTACGGCGGGGCGTTCGATCCAGGACGTACTCACCAGCGATGCCGTCGCGATCGAGATCGCACGTTCGGCGGTCGGTGGTATCGCGCTGGCACTGTCGGTGCCGTTGACGACGGCCATCGCGGTGCTGCTCGCTCGCCCGGTCGGTGGCGGGGCCGTACCGGGAAGGGCAACTCCGGCACGTCGTTCGTCGTCCCGGGGCAGGCACTCCCGCTGA
- a CDS encoding MAB_1171c family putative transporter — protein sequence MTSSGSLFETVVFVAVWCVVAARVLVERDGAAERRMTSALLFAGLAVTARTPPVTEVVDGTLGAGATRWVSNVFVLLTVASLVALLSAWVHGAGRFPRIHGIALGVALLLGVVHVLLSARAAAEGVRGVGGSGFATAATAVYAVPLLVTALLVFRSAVTHFREPAQAPRVRAGTGRPPDLRGPQRRTYLMVAAIAAFEVVDMSMVLTTSVSQTLAGSGEPAVAYDTDGWIRLGVVLAATVIASVPLVRRVDRTRSYRRTRRRIQPMWRTLTAAVPEVVLDVRSRDARELCERGRLHRTCVETRDAALLVAPFVPSAWRRRCDERSSPWHVAVGLHLAVRARRSEAPTHGWNVGSASADLRDEAHELAAIGDVWDEAGRFAETWSGGLGSADLTGQCS from the coding sequence ATGACGTCCTCCGGATCGCTTTTCGAGACAGTGGTGTTCGTCGCCGTGTGGTGCGTCGTGGCGGCGCGGGTACTCGTCGAACGGGACGGCGCCGCGGAGCGGCGGATGACGTCGGCGCTGCTGTTCGCGGGCCTCGCCGTCACGGCCCGGACACCACCGGTCACGGAAGTGGTGGACGGCACCCTCGGAGCGGGCGCCACCCGCTGGGTCTCCAACGTGTTCGTGCTGCTGACCGTCGCCTCTCTCGTCGCGTTGCTGTCCGCCTGGGTGCACGGAGCCGGGCGGTTCCCGCGGATCCACGGAATCGCGCTCGGCGTCGCGCTCCTCCTCGGGGTGGTGCACGTACTGCTGTCGGCTCGTGCGGCCGCCGAGGGTGTGCGCGGTGTCGGCGGCAGCGGGTTCGCCACGGCGGCCACCGCCGTCTACGCGGTGCCGCTCCTCGTCACGGCGCTGCTCGTCTTCCGCTCCGCGGTCACCCATTTCCGGGAGCCGGCGCAGGCCCCGAGGGTGCGAGCCGGCACCGGGCGGCCGCCGGATCTCCGGGGCCCGCAGCGGCGGACCTACCTGATGGTCGCGGCGATCGCCGCCTTCGAGGTGGTGGACATGTCGATGGTGCTCACCACGAGCGTGTCGCAGACCCTCGCGGGAAGCGGGGAGCCGGCCGTCGCGTACGACACCGACGGGTGGATTCGGCTCGGCGTGGTTCTCGCCGCCACGGTGATCGCGTCGGTACCGCTCGTCCGGCGGGTGGACCGGACCCGCAGCTACCGGCGCACCCGACGACGGATCCAGCCGATGTGGCGCACCCTCACCGCCGCCGTTCCCGAGGTCGTTCTCGACGTGCGCAGCCGGGACGCGCGGGAGCTCTGCGAACGAGGCCGGTTACACCGCACCTGCGTCGAGACCAGGGACGCGGCTCTGCTGGTGGCCCCGTTCGTGCCGTCCGCGTGGCGTCGACGGTGCGACGAGCGCTCGTCGCCCTGGCACGTCGCGGTCGGACTGCACCTGGCGGTGCGGGCGCGTCGCAGCGAGGCCCCGACGCACGGATGGAACGTGGGCTCAGCGTCCGCGGACCTGCGCGACGAAGCCCACGAACTGGCCGCGATCGGCGACGTCTGGGACGAGGCGGGAAGGTTCGCCGAGACGTGGAGCGGTGGGCTCGGATCCGCCGACCTCACCGGTCAGTGTTCGTGA
- a CDS encoding helix-turn-helix domain-containing protein: MVTSTRARFGQYVYHRRRLLNLTQDEVTAAGGPSDAAQTRAENGTGPDPSIETLRKLDLALRWAPGSAARTLEGGEPVPLESSESRRIPAERPPLRLGPSQIPLDLETLVELLAPHGAVNRIAEEHPGVPGLSDAAAELDRVVSKITGAYVTRLLEVNGGPSGPRQPLLEFAFGHLLEAPPSTADPVEREEALYRRYLYGRGHDLDAATRERYRRRWESATDHVGAASNGPAA; encoded by the coding sequence ATGGTCACCAGCACCCGTGCGCGTTTCGGGCAGTACGTCTATCACCGACGCCGCCTGCTGAATCTGACGCAGGACGAGGTGACGGCCGCCGGCGGGCCGTCGGATGCGGCCCAGACCCGCGCCGAGAACGGGACCGGTCCCGATCCGAGCATCGAGACGCTCCGGAAGCTGGACCTGGCGCTGCGGTGGGCCCCGGGCAGCGCCGCCCGCACGCTCGAAGGCGGGGAGCCGGTACCGCTCGAGTCGTCGGAGTCACGTCGTATCCCCGCCGAACGGCCGCCACTGCGCCTGGGTCCCTCACAGATCCCGCTCGACCTGGAGACCCTCGTCGAACTGCTCGCGCCGCACGGTGCGGTCAACAGGATCGCCGAGGAACATCCGGGTGTGCCCGGTTTGTCCGATGCGGCAGCGGAACTGGACCGAGTGGTGTCGAAGATCACAGGTGCGTACGTGACCCGGCTCCTCGAGGTGAACGGCGGGCCTTCCGGTCCGCGGCAGCCGCTCCTGGAGTTCGCGTTCGGTCACCTGCTCGAGGCGCCGCCGTCGACGGCCGATCCCGTGGAGCGCGAGGAGGCGCTGTACCGGCGCTACCTGTACGGGCGGGGACACGACCTCGACGCGGCCACCCGGGAGCGGTACCGGCGCCGCTGGGAGTCGGCAACGGACCACGTGGGCGCTGCATCGAACGGGCCGGCGGCATGA
- a CDS encoding pyridoxal phosphate-dependent aminotransferase yields MDVVSTSEPVRHRQQARRLEQSTKLQNVVYEIRGPVHAHAARLEAEGHRIMKLNIGNPAPFGFDAPDVIMRDMIAALPYAQGYSESKGILSARRAIVTRYELVPGFPDLDVDDIYLGNGVSELITITMQALLNNGDEVLIPAPDYPLWTAMTSLAGGTPVHYLCDEGNDWNPDIADIESKITDKTKALLVINPNNPTGAVYSQEVLQQLVDLARKHELLLLADEIYDKILYDDAKHISLASLAPDLLCLTFNGLSKAYRVAGYRAGWLAITGPKDHASGFIEGIDLLASSRLCPNVPAQHAIQVALGGYQTIDDLVLPGGRLLEQRDVAWERLNMIPGVSCVKPRGALYAFPRLDPEVYEIHDDEKLVQDLLLQEKILVVQGTGFNWPDHDHLRIVTLPWARDLAVAIERFGNFLTTYKQ; encoded by the coding sequence ATGGACGTCGTGAGCACATCCGAACCCGTCCGCCACCGTCAGCAGGCGCGCCGTCTGGAGCAGTCCACCAAGCTGCAGAACGTCGTGTACGAGATCCGTGGACCGGTGCACGCGCACGCGGCCCGGCTCGAGGCCGAGGGCCACCGGATCATGAAGCTGAACATCGGTAACCCGGCTCCGTTCGGGTTCGACGCTCCCGACGTGATCATGCGGGACATGATCGCCGCTCTCCCGTATGCGCAGGGCTACTCCGAGTCCAAGGGCATCCTGTCCGCGCGCCGCGCGATCGTCACCCGTTACGAGTTGGTTCCCGGATTCCCGGACCTGGACGTCGACGACATCTACCTCGGCAACGGGGTGTCCGAGCTCATCACCATCACGATGCAGGCGCTGCTGAACAACGGCGACGAGGTACTCATCCCCGCGCCGGACTACCCGCTGTGGACGGCGATGACGTCGCTGGCCGGCGGCACTCCGGTGCACTACCTGTGCGACGAGGGCAACGACTGGAACCCGGACATCGCCGACATCGAGTCCAAGATCACGGACAAGACGAAGGCGTTGCTGGTCATCAACCCGAACAACCCCACCGGGGCGGTCTACTCCCAGGAGGTGCTGCAGCAGCTCGTGGACCTGGCGCGCAAGCACGAGTTGCTGCTGCTCGCCGACGAGATCTACGACAAGATCCTCTACGACGACGCCAAGCACATCTCACTGGCCTCGCTCGCACCGGACCTGCTGTGCCTGACGTTCAACGGCCTGTCCAAGGCGTATCGGGTGGCCGGGTACCGGGCCGGGTGGCTCGCCATCACCGGCCCGAAGGACCATGCGAGCGGCTTCATCGAGGGAATCGACTTGCTCGCGTCCTCACGGCTGTGCCCCAACGTGCCCGCCCAGCACGCGATCCAGGTCGCGCTCGGCGGCTACCAGACCATCGACGACCTGGTGTTGCCGGGCGGCCGTCTGCTCGAGCAGCGTGACGTCGCATGGGAGCGACTCAACATGATCCCCGGGGTCTCGTGCGTGAAGCCCAGGGGCGCGCTGTACGCGTTCCCGCGCCTCGACCCCGAGGTGTACGAGATCCACGACGACGAGAAGCTGGTGCAGGATCTGCTTCTCCAGGAGAAGATCCTGGTCGTGCAGGGCACCGGGTTCAACTGGCCGGACCACGACCATCTGCGGATCGTCACCCTGCCGTGGGCCCGGGATCTCGCAGTGGCGATCGAGCGGTTCGGGAACTTCCTCACCACCTACAAGCAGTAG
- a CDS encoding pyridoxamine 5'-phosphate oxidase family protein gives MTLPDPSVRLDRRFSDPDAQPTPWPQVREQLSAAPLYWLSTVRPDGRPHTTPLIGVWVADALHICTGAEEQKARNLASNPAVTVTTGTAALDAGTDVVVEGTAGLLAEDGALRDVAAEYLRKYGPEWQFDVRDGAFHHEHSSPLVYRIDAAAVFAFAKGVSGQTRFEWGGFAR, from the coding sequence ATGACTCTTCCCGACCCGTCCGTCCGACTCGACCGACGATTCAGTGACCCCGACGCGCAGCCGACGCCGTGGCCGCAGGTCCGCGAACAGCTGAGCGCCGCGCCGCTGTACTGGTTGTCCACCGTGCGGCCCGACGGCCGGCCACATACGACACCGCTGATCGGGGTGTGGGTCGCCGATGCGCTGCACATCTGCACGGGCGCGGAGGAGCAGAAGGCACGCAACCTGGCGTCCAATCCCGCCGTGACGGTCACGACCGGCACCGCCGCCCTCGACGCGGGGACGGACGTCGTCGTGGAGGGCACGGCGGGCCTGCTCGCCGAGGACGGTGCGCTGCGCGACGTCGCGGCGGAGTACCTGCGCAAGTACGGGCCGGAGTGGCAGTTCGACGTGCGGGACGGCGCATTCCACCACGAGCATTCGAGCCCCCTCGTCTACCGGATCGACGCCGCTGCGGTGTTCGCGTTCGCGAAGGGCGTTTCGGGTCAGACCCGATTCGAATGGGGCGGTTTCGCGCGGTGA
- a CDS encoding S9 family peptidase, translating to MTVAPFGSWSSPITAADLAAAGHPVDGGRFVGDEVWWAELRPAEAGRIAIRRHGADGPVDVLPPPWNARTRVHEYGGGAWTVTDADQLVFAEFTDQRLYLLDGSTPRPLTPEPSHSCAVRYGDLSVVDGEIWAVRESHAGDGAITRDIAVVPLDGSAADDPSRVRHVVGGSDFLAYPRVSPDRSRIAWIAWNHPQMPWDGTELRVAYLQDGQAVGQPTVLLGGTEESVLQPEWIGSGELYVISDRSGWWNLYRVAADGGDPIPLCPMDADFGGPLWMLGARWYLPRADGTLLTVRTVGTDALAVLDPSTGALMDTDLEDLTTVVLSDLRGDTVLARTGGARVASGIRTLDLASGDVDTVRLSVAALPDAAYLPEARQLTVRGSEREVHVVAYPPRNPEFDGPPGEAPPYVAFVHGGPTAHVAPSLNPVFAFFTSRGIGVVDVNYGGSTGYGREYRNRLRGQWGVVDVEDVVTAVRGLAELGLADAGRLAIEGGSAGGWTVLAALTTSDVFACGTSYYGVAELDRFVEETHDFESRYIDGLIGPLPEAAALYASRAPLENVDALDCPVLLLQGLDDPIVPPAQAERFRDALVRKGIPHAYIAYEGESHGFRRAETQISARNAELSFYGQVLGFTPPGIPELELWRPE from the coding sequence ATGACTGTTGCGCCCTTCGGATCCTGGTCGTCACCGATCACCGCCGCGGACCTCGCGGCCGCCGGACATCCCGTCGACGGAGGGCGATTCGTCGGTGACGAGGTGTGGTGGGCCGAACTGCGTCCCGCCGAGGCCGGACGAATCGCGATCCGTAGGCACGGTGCGGACGGCCCGGTGGACGTGTTGCCGCCGCCGTGGAACGCGCGCACCCGGGTCCACGAGTACGGCGGCGGCGCCTGGACGGTCACGGATGCCGACCAACTGGTGTTCGCCGAGTTCACCGACCAGCGCCTGTACCTGCTCGACGGGTCGACACCGCGTCCGCTGACGCCGGAGCCGTCCCACTCGTGCGCCGTCCGGTACGGCGACCTGTCCGTCGTCGACGGCGAGATCTGGGCCGTCCGTGAGTCGCACGCCGGGGACGGAGCGATCACTCGCGACATCGCGGTGGTGCCCCTGGACGGTTCGGCCGCGGACGATCCCTCGCGGGTGCGGCACGTGGTCGGCGGATCGGACTTCCTGGCGTACCCGCGGGTGTCCCCGGACCGTTCCCGCATCGCGTGGATCGCCTGGAATCATCCGCAGATGCCCTGGGACGGAACGGAACTACGAGTGGCATACCTGCAGGACGGGCAGGCAGTGGGGCAGCCGACGGTTCTCCTCGGCGGAACGGAGGAATCGGTACTGCAGCCGGAGTGGATCGGTTCCGGCGAGCTGTACGTCATCAGCGATCGCAGCGGATGGTGGAATCTCTACCGCGTCGCCGCGGACGGCGGAGATCCGATTCCGCTGTGCCCCATGGACGCCGACTTCGGTGGCCCGTTGTGGATGCTCGGCGCACGCTGGTACCTGCCGCGGGCCGACGGGACACTGCTCACGGTCCGCACCGTCGGGACCGACGCGCTCGCCGTGCTCGATCCGAGTACCGGCGCGCTCATGGACACCGACCTCGAGGATCTCACCACGGTCGTCCTGTCCGACCTGCGCGGGGACACCGTGCTCGCCCGCACCGGTGGCGCGCGGGTGGCGTCCGGGATCCGCACCCTCGACCTGGCGAGCGGGGACGTCGACACGGTGCGCCTGTCCGTGGCCGCGCTGCCCGACGCCGCGTACCTGCCCGAGGCCAGGCAACTGACGGTGCGCGGGAGCGAACGCGAGGTGCACGTCGTCGCCTATCCACCGCGCAATCCGGAGTTCGATGGTCCACCCGGGGAGGCGCCTCCCTACGTCGCGTTCGTGCACGGCGGACCGACTGCGCACGTCGCGCCGTCGCTCAACCCGGTGTTCGCGTTCTTCACCAGTCGCGGGATCGGGGTCGTCGACGTCAATTACGGCGGATCCACCGGATACGGTCGTGAGTACCGCAACCGGTTGCGCGGACAGTGGGGTGTGGTGGACGTCGAGGACGTGGTCACCGCGGTGCGCGGGCTGGCCGAACTGGGCCTGGCCGACGCCGGCCGGCTGGCCATCGAAGGCGGCTCGGCGGGCGGGTGGACGGTGCTGGCGGCATTGACGACCTCCGATGTGTTCGCGTGCGGCACCTCGTACTACGGAGTCGCGGAACTGGACAGGTTCGTCGAGGAGACCCATGACTTCGAGTCCCGGTACATCGACGGGCTCATCGGCCCCCTCCCGGAGGCGGCTGCGCTGTACGCGAGCCGGGCCCCGCTCGAGAACGTCGATGCGCTGGACTGCCCTGTGCTGCTCCTCCAGGGCCTCGACGATCCGATCGTTCCGCCGGCCCAGGCCGAGCGTTTTCGGGATGCCCTGGTGCGCAAGGGTATCCCGCACGCCTACATCGCATACGAGGGTGAATCCCACGGCTTCCGGAGAGCCGAGACCCAGATCAGTGCGCGCAATGCCGAACTGTCCTTCTACGGTCAGGTTCTCGGCTTCACGCCGCCCGGGATCCCCGAACTCGAACTCTGGCGTCCGGAGTAG
- a CDS encoding type IV toxin-antitoxin system AbiEi family antitoxin domain-containing protein encodes MGEPSIITRESARSRGLSDREIRRLVDSGTWVRVIRGVYVPRSAYTALDVVERHRLLCEATVSVGGDLVLSHVSAAILHGFTVWNVPLERAHVIRDKPTGNSISNSRIVHAGRLAPGDVTDLRGTAVTTPARTVADLAATLPFEQALVIGDHALRTAHLVPEDIAHALHPSHPGSRKACRVARFLEPGSESVGESRSRAAFIREQLPLPVTQADVFDAAGNHLGRVDFLWKEDGVIGEFDGRIKYGRLVPEGSTPEDVLWAEKRREDALRAAGWQIVRWTWDDLSNTDELTARIRAALLRGRQAAAPAGRVRYSGRQSSSSGIPGGVKPRT; translated from the coding sequence ATGGGGGAACCGAGCATCATCACGCGGGAATCGGCGCGAAGCCGTGGACTCAGCGACCGCGAGATCCGCCGACTGGTCGACTCGGGGACATGGGTCCGGGTGATCCGCGGCGTCTATGTGCCTCGCTCTGCATACACCGCCCTCGACGTGGTGGAACGTCATCGTCTGCTCTGCGAGGCAACCGTGTCCGTCGGCGGCGATCTGGTTCTCAGCCACGTGTCCGCCGCCATACTCCACGGCTTCACCGTGTGGAACGTCCCACTCGAGCGGGCTCACGTCATCCGCGACAAGCCCACCGGCAACAGCATCTCGAACAGCCGAATCGTGCATGCCGGCAGGCTCGCACCGGGCGATGTCACCGATCTTCGGGGAACCGCGGTCACCACCCCGGCTCGAACGGTCGCGGACCTCGCTGCCACATTGCCGTTCGAACAGGCGCTGGTGATCGGGGACCACGCTCTGCGGACCGCACACCTCGTCCCCGAAGACATCGCCCATGCGCTGCACCCCTCACACCCAGGAAGTCGGAAAGCCTGCCGCGTCGCACGATTCCTCGAACCGGGCAGCGAATCCGTCGGTGAATCGCGGAGCCGTGCAGCGTTCATCCGCGAGCAGCTCCCTCTTCCGGTCACTCAGGCCGACGTCTTCGACGCGGCAGGCAACCATCTCGGTCGCGTCGACTTTCTGTGGAAAGAAGACGGTGTGATCGGGGAGTTCGACGGGCGGATCAAATACGGTCGGCTGGTACCCGAAGGATCCACTCCGGAGGACGTGTTGTGGGCCGAGAAGCGCAGGGAGGACGCGCTCCGCGCGGCGGGGTGGCAGATCGTCCGCTGGACCTGGGACGATCTGTCGAACACCGACGAGCTGACGGCACGGATCCGGGCCGCCCTCCTGCGCGGCCGACAGGCGGCCGCACCGGCAGGACGAGTGCGCTACTCCGGACGCCAGAGTTCGAGTTCGGGGATCCCGGGCGGCGTGAAGCCGAGAACCTGA